A single Lactuca sativa cultivar Salinas chromosome 8, Lsat_Salinas_v11, whole genome shotgun sequence DNA region contains:
- the LOC111921106 gene encoding uncharacterized protein LOC111921106 yields the protein MQQYWMQKFKRYSELNACLLVAEQNNELLMKNHESRPMGLVALPEANATNIDGHWNNTRGRGRGRRRGQGRGYFNRNQSHNQNHNFGRGQGNNRGRGQKKNNYQSSQRNNVHTQDKAKVARHDTGTSQKSDDSCYRCCSTGHWSRTCRTPAHLCQLYQECIKGKGKEANLVDNVEFTPLTFDEFCNEMEDIN from the coding sequence ATGCAACAATATTGGATGCAAAAGTTCAAAAGATATTCTGAACTAAATGCATGTCTGCTTGTTGCAGAGCAAAACAATGAGCTCTTGATGAAAAACCATGAATCTCGTCCAATGGGATTAGTAGCACTTCCTGAAGCAAATGCTACAAATATTGATGGTCATTGGAACAATACACGTGGACGAGGCCGTGGTCGTCGTCGAGGACAAGGTCGTGGCTATTTTAATCGAAACCAAAGCCATAATCAGAACCATAATTTTGGTCGTGGACAAGGTAATAATCGTGGTCGTGGCCAGAAAAAGAATAATTACCAATCTTCACAAAGAAACAATGTCCATACACAAGATAAGGCCAAAGTGGCAAGGCATGATACTGGGACATCACAAAAATCTGATGACTCATGTTATAGATGTTGTAGCACAGGCCATTGGTCAAGGACCTGTCGCACACCTGCACATCTTTGTCAACTTTATCAAGAGTGcattaaaggaaaaggaaaagaagcAAACCTCGTTGATAATGTTGAATTCACTCCACTAACTTTTGATGAATTTTGCAATGAGATGGAAGAcataaactaa